A portion of the Juglans microcarpa x Juglans regia isolate MS1-56 chromosome 1D, Jm3101_v1.0, whole genome shotgun sequence genome contains these proteins:
- the LOC121242015 gene encoding probable aspartic proteinase GIP2, which produces MASSFQFLLLGSSFLYLTFVSLAQTFHSPNALGFSITKDVNTLQYVTTILHGTPLVPIKLVVDLGGPFLWTDCASRYASSSSRPVPNRSIKCLTAKAHVVGSKNCLSGAQKCEIFPENRITRLGARGELVEGTIAIQSGDDSKAAGPTATVFQQFLFSCAPTFLLNGVASGAQGMLGLGRTRISLPSQISSALGTHRKFTICLSSSEGIMVSDQGPDHHGSIFGPEISRSLTYTPLVTNQGDNMLSEYFVGIKSISIEGKRLSLNASLLSLDGEGVGGTKLSTIVPCTTMESTIYATFIEAYIKAASSMNMTRVASVAPFTLCFSSKGIEGGQSGPKVPVIDLVLQSEMVKWRILGGNSMVRVNNEVMCLGFLDGGLNPRTSIALGGYQLEDTLLQFDLGSSMLGFSQSLSMMQGSCNSVFKFDSRPIDQSL; this is translated from the coding sequence ATGGCTTCCTCGTTTCAGTTCCTTCTTCTTGGTTCCTCCTTTTTGTACCTTACCTTCGTATCTCTAGCTCAGACTTTTCACTCCCCGAACGCCCTGGGCTTCTCCATCACTAAAGATGTCAATACCCTCCAGTACGTGACCACAATTCTTCATGGCACTCCTCTTGTTCCCATCAAGCTTGTGGTTGATCTCGGCGGCCCATTCCTGTGGACAGATTGTGCCTCCAGATACGCATCTTCTTCTAGCCGTCCGGTCCCTAATCGCTCGATCAAGTGCTTAACCGCAAAAGCCCATGTTGTTGGGAGTAAGAATTGCCTCTCTGGTGCCCAAAAGTGTGagattttcccagaaaacaggaTCACACGACTGGGCGCACGAGGAGAACTGGTAGAAGGCACCATAGCCATCCAATCTGGAGATGATTCAAAGGCCGCAGGCCCGACCGCCACCGTCTTCCAGCAATTCCTCTTCTCCTGTGCGCCCACGTTCTTACTGAATGGCGTAGCTAGCGGTGCCCAGGGAATGTTAGGACTCGGAAGGACTCGTATTTCTCTGCCGTCACAAATCTCCTCGGCCTTAGGCACTCACCGGAAATTCACCATCTGCTTATCATCATCGGAGGGCATCATGGTATCCGACCAAGGGCCTGATCATCATGGGTCTATTTTTGGCCCCGAAATCTCAAGGTCGCTAACGTACACACCCCTTGTCACTAACCAAGGTGATAATATGTTATCAGAATACTTTGTTGGCATCAAATCTATCAGCATAGAAGGCAAGAGGCTATCACTAAATGCATCGCTGCTATCATTGGATGGAGAGGGCGTTGGAGGGACCAAACTAAGCACTATTGTCCCCTGCACCACAATGGAGAGCACAATATATGCCACATTCATCGAAGCATATATCAAGGCTGCGTCTTCCATGAACATGACTAGGGTGGCATCTGTGGCGCCTTTTACGCTTTGCTTCAGCTCGAAGGGAATCGAGGGCGGGCAGTCGGGGCCAAAAGTGCCAGTTATAGATTTGGTGCTGCAGAGTGAGATGGTGAAGTGGAGGATTTTGGGTGGAAATTCTATGGTCCGGGTGAACAATGAAGTGATGTGCTTGGGATTTTTGGATGGAGGTTTGAACCCAAGGACTTCGATTGCGTTGGGGGGATATCAGTTGGAGGATACTTTGTTGCAGTTTGATTTGGGTAGTTCCATGTTAGGATTTAGCCAGTCTCTGTCGATGATGCAAGGTTCTTGTAATTCCGTCTTCAAATTTGACTCCAGGCCTATAGATCAGTCGTTGTAA